The Asterias amurensis chromosome 19, ASM3211899v1 genomic interval GTTCGGCTAATGACAAGATCGacatctgaaaccaaggcgctccagagtcgttccgatcgactgcaacagtcgatctttcgccTTCTAGCGCACCCAggcgctcctaactgtttcagacgccAACATTTTTATGTACTAAAGAAAAGCTCCTTAAGTTGGAAGTCAATCAAATCATAATGGAACAAAGAAAATAGGGAAAAAAGTGTTTTACTCTCTCTTGTTCTATATCCTTTGAAAGTTCGAGCTAAAGACTATAGTAGATGTACGCAACTCACTTTGACAAAATATGTTTTCGATGTTTAGCTGAAACCCTTCCACGCACCCACAGCTAAATTCTCCGGTACGGTTTCGACACAGGTGGATCTTAGTCGGATTCGTAGGGTCGTCGTTTCTACAAGGGCCTTAGAGGAAAACGTGATACAATAATGATTAGACattgttaaaacaaagaaaaagtttcattaaaaaaagtataataaaaaaacatcttaccagaatttaacaaaaaattacttCAATGTGGGAAATTGAGATTGAGATTTTCGAAGCTTTGACGCCGTATGTACTCTGCAAAAGCGTAGGTGTTCAATGGAGACTTTCTGGTATCTTTTTAGCAGTTGAAAACACTAAAAGGTTCCCACTACAACATAAAGAAATAACTCTGGATTTTTTGCAGTGTAGGTCTTAAGCttacttttacttttacttttatttacaaatacagTCGGTGAGAGTTTAGAATGAACAAGGTGAGAGTTTAGAATGAACAAAGCATTTCAATTCTGGGCAAGAtattaattttgtgattttgtcttTAATTTATTACCTTCTGTAGAACCGGTCATATTGGTCAGCTCATGTTCTTCATCTTCCACGCAGGCACAGATCAGTTTTCGGCCTGTCTGGCTGCACACCTGAAGCGCAGTACAATTGAAGCTGGGCGGTttgtctatttaaaaaaaatagtataataaattattgttattcagTGTCCAACACCTCAGCCGGAAAAGCCGACGCCCAGTCACATAATCAGCATGATTCTGAAGACTGTTCGagatactgttcgaaacgtcgagaccataccggctcttttcagagccagcactcccacaaaataattatacatgGTTGTAACCGCAAGTTTATAATCAACTCAACTCTACTTATAAGCAAGATCGTTTGCAACACACGCGCACCATTTACCTGCAGTAGACATGGTCGAAGAAACATGACAGTTCAAACTTATGCCAATACAATGCCTCTTTCTTCTGTACCACATTTGTGTGTTCGCAAAACGACGTTTTACCTCAAACTAAAAGTTTACCCTGTCAGTTTGCCTTTTGGGTAAATACTTAGTATTTGGAAGAAAAAGTTTCATCTCCTTAAACGTTGCTGCCGCTTCTCAGGTtatatcataaacttgggttcGATCCCTGGCTTTACGGCAGATAATagttattataacaccccttgcaagtattctgcctgctcattggtttagagcgcgtcacatgacatgtcttagttttgctagacgacggccgtgtgatagtgcgtcggtttgccatgcgctagtccgaagactagcacacggcgccgtgcgctagtccgacagactagcacacggcgtgcagtacccagacgtccgttgcgtgtacaaggatgataaattaatagtctgtaagtgtttgcaatctgtattcgcgtcgtccgtggattgtagcattcaggtctgtaacttaataataatagtacagtatttagaaatgtttggggtgttataaaacaaatattgactgcttttactcgtgcaatggttaaaaactatgaccccctcggtgatccccggagcgttttattttccctcggcgtcgcctcgggaaaatagaacgctccggggatcacctcgggagtcacagttttaaccatagcactcgaagcagtcaatacttGTATATAACGgcctctgactggcaccccaagtaaagatgttgaaaaaaatagggagaccgcaaaCATGGGGCTGAATAGTTCGGTTGGTAGAGTAGCAGCATGTTAATTTTTAGGCTGCAGGTTCAAGACTCGCCCTGTTAAATTTGTATTCGTTCAATCATTAATTCCTAACCTACTCAGTTTCCCATTTGACCTTGATAtttagatttaaaataaaaacaaaagctaagaagaaatgttttatagaATCAGTCAGGGTGGTCAAGATTAGGCTCCATTAAGTTGAAATTGCGACTAAATTAATTGTAATCTTAGACTTACCGATTTCACATATAACTCCAGCATCCTGGCTATGCTGACAGACGGTGTTCGTCGTGCGAGAACAATCCAGTAATCTTTTGTTACTTCCTCCACACCTGAAATCGCTCAATTCATAAGATCCGGGTTCTGAACCATATCTAAACGTACCATTAGACAATATGCTTTCTGCCCTTTCAAAGTGGAGTTGCCTACAAGCTGCGTGGGCGTCATTGATGTCCCATCCATTCCCACACACGGTGCGCCATGCGCCACCGTAAAGAACTTCCACAGTCCCCGATGATGACGTTCCACCAACAAGTCGAATATCCGTAGTTCCTGTATAGTTTAACCGGGTGCATGTAAATAGATTGGGAAATATTTTATAGTGGCTTAAAATTAATCTTAAATGAAATACTTACAATTTGGATGCAAATATTAGTAGATGAAGGAGTGCATTACTGCAGAACAAAATCACGAGGTGAGGTCTGGTATATCCCAAAACGCCCAATCCAAGGATATTGTGCCTTGGGAAACCAAGGAGAATCACCCATTATATTTATAGGCTTGTTATGGCACACAGCGCCTTATTCGGGCAATGTTTCCTTTTAAAGTTATAGAAACCTCCAAGGAGCGTTCTTTATAGAGTGTAAAACAATACTTACCCGCGTTGCACTTAACCGCCACATCTTCGCCATGAGAGCAGGTAGAGCCAGCATGCCTGTGTTGGCAGTACTTCAACCTGGTCTCACTCCCACCGCAACTCAAGTAAGTCATGTGTATTGGCCCACTCCCAGGACCAAAAGGAGTTGCACTACCCCAATACGTGTAAAGGCTGGGAAAGTTGAGTTGCCTGCATACAACTGTTGCATCGTTACCGTCCCAGCCGTCGTCGCACACAGTACCCCACTCTCCGTTGAAAAACAACTCCAGTCTACCataggaaggtggactacctaCAAGGCGAATCTctaattataataaaacaaaaccgaTTATTTTTATATGGTTTCTCAAACTTTGTTTCATAATCATCTCGATAATAAATTACATGCTACATCTCAGCCTTTGCCGGTGTtcgtgtggcaggagattttgcCCGTTCTTGAATCATCCTCATATCCAGccctttttattttcccataTGGCGGACAGATAAAAAATCACGCATTCGAATAAAAGGTTGGCCAGTGGAACATAAAATAAGTTCTCAGAGCAAATACTTTCTTCAGCACATATCAAGACGTcagcataaaatacaaacagcAAAGATACAATATAAAACTATCCAAAATGTAATGGTGTGGTAAACGTCCATGCGTTTATGACAAAGTTAAGGTGTCTATTTGGGATTTTATCATAAAACCCTGCCTCTACACAACTGGAAAGTATTATATCAATATACCAATAGCAATATTATACTGGTAGCAATCCAACAGTTTTCCAGGTGTTCGAGACTAGAGATTGCATATTACCATTCTAGGGGCGAACCCATTAATATTTGCACTGGTAGGGTCAGGTGTGTCAACCAATTGCACGACAGACTATGGCTTTTTGTGTACAAGTCAAAGGGGAAATCTATTGATACAGCGGACCAGTCTATGCTGTAAACAAGCCAGCGGAAAAACGACCTTGCCTTGTACAAACTTTAAATTATGTTTCTAAAAGTGTATTTTACCTAGAAGTCAGTGAAAATGGGATTTAACAATTAATAATCTGATGAGATCCAGTGGCAACATTATATTGAATTGCTATATAAAACAGAGTCGCGGTCTTAAAAGAGCACCGGACTGAAccctgatgtttctgatcagcaaggtgtgggttcgagtcccagtctcgACATAATATGggtccctgagcaagatactttacagCAATTACTTATTTGTCATTTAGTCCGTATTATAATCATAATaacatcgaagtcttatatagcgcacgtatctaccaaacaagatactcaaggagtatacaaactttcagaaagataggttattgcagtgatgaattataAAACCCAAATATGTAGCacattataagggtttacaaggtgctacggcgcatacagcagccacagccaggaacaccggggcaaaccccttctcttttcgataagtgcactgggttattttacatgcgttacacaacacatgggaccagcggctttacgttccatccgaaggacgaagcaatggttaagtgtctttctcaaggacacagtgtcacggctggggatgagcaagatactttacaataattatttatttgtcatttaGTCCGCTTATACCAGCATTGTTTGCGCTTGAACGTAGAACACATTTAGAGTAAAGGGTTAAACTAATTTAAATCAACACGAAACCTGTTGGTGAGCACCAACCTGACGTGCAGTTAACCCAGGCAGCTTGTCCACATCGGTTAGGACAATCTCTTATGTCTCTCTCGGTTCCCACACACTGAACATTGTGCAAATGCATAGGACCGATACCCTGGCCAAAGCTTGCACTAGACGTTACAAAGGAAGCTGCCTTGGTGTAGTTCAGTTGCTTGCAAACTACGTGAGCATCATTCAGGTCCCATGAACTTCCACACACAGTGGTCCACTGACCACCATAAAAGACTTCCACCCTGCCCTCGGAAGGGTATCGTCCACCACCGAGTCGCACTCCAACATCGTCTTGAACGAGAAGAATATTTTaggaaaaaacaataataacagtaaataatggttaaatattctcttttattattttgaccaTCCAAGAGGCCACTTTACTAATTGAGCTTCAAAACAATGTTCTCAGTTTCGAAATGTTACTTAATTGCCAATAACTATCAAAAGTGTCCCACTGACACGGACATGGGGTGTGTGAGAGGGGATAACCAACACGACCCAAAATGAAGCCCAATCTTGAACCTAATTAATGTAGCCCAAACCTTTTGTAATGTAGCCTGGTTTAGGTCCATAGGTAATAGGTTTAAATTTAGGGTTACCATAGGTCTGCATGAGCTACCTTTTGTATACAGAAAGTAGGTATACATATTTAAACCGGGGAACTTTACAAATAGGGGCCACGgtttatgaagaaaacaaaacaaatgggagCCGTTGCAAAAAAGAGTTCAAACAAAaaagggacaataggaggtccacAGTTGTAGGCGTTTACAAGCTTGTAAGGTTTGTACAATGTCAGTATAGTGTTTACACCTATTATAAGGGTAAACATGGGAAGCATTTTCCAGAATAACCACTCAGTGCAGCGGTTCATTTTTTAACTAGATGTAATGCCATCATAACAAAAGATAAGTCAACAAAAAGTCAATACAAACTTGCCAATGCGCGCGTTGGTGAAAGCTGTATAACAAAATGGTCAGTGATGTAGAATTTGTAATCTCATATTCCTAATATCTGATTGTGATTGGGTACTGCAAGTTCATGTGCCCCTTATTAGTTCCACTGCGAAAAGAAACTGCTtgaatgtttgataccatcatGAAACTCCAATCTTACCTTTAGTGCCTATATTAAGCTCGACGGTGGTGGTGTTAATAATGTGACCTTTGAAGTAAGAACAAACAGAGTGTTCATCCGTCACGTTGCAAATTCGAATCTTATCACAGTTCATTGATGAAGGCGCGCACTCATCGATATCTgtgtaagaaaaaaatatattgttaaAACTAAAATTCATCATAATTGCTCTACAAGCTGCTTGTTATCTTCAACATTGTGCCATTTCAAAGggagtgtacactattggtaatacacaaaatatttattagtgtaaaaccttactcggtgacgagtaaaggagagctgttgatagtatagaatatgtgagaaatggctccctctgaagtatcgtagtttggGAGAAataagtagtttctcactataacatttgaattaattttcgagacctcagctgaggtctcgaattcgaacatcttaaagcacacaacttcgtatgacaagggcgtttttctttccattattctcccgcaacttcgacgaccaattgagttcaaattttcacaggttttttattgtatgcatatgttgagatacaccaacagtgtactgtgcctttaagcagctctacgacattgggcccagggcttAATTGGTCCGGTGATCTAGTCCGCTTGGCCTTACCACACCACGTCAAATCATGAAACAAATACTGTGTTCTATTCTCAAACTCTTCTGATTTAAGTGAAACCAAAGATCGTACCGAAGCAGGTTTTGTTGTTCATCCCAAGCTCGTAGCCTTCATAGCAGTCACATGTGAAGGTACCATTACCATTAATGCAAATCTGACTACAGTCATGTTCCCCTAAGGAACACTCGTCTATATCTACAGGTATTGAAGAGAAAAAGCGggaataaatacaaacaaattaacaaaatgaaagTACACGttgtaatacaaacaaaacaatggagCAAAACATCCAGTTCTACAAAGTGATGGACTGTGATGTATTTCACGAAGtaaaataaaaccacaatttCGAGGGATATTTACGTGGATTCTTTTATTATCCTAAACATACCATATTGTTTCatcacaaaataacaatgagtTTACGCTCTTTGCCATTGTTTTAAGTCTTTGGAATTTCTTTTGCTGACGTGTTAGTGACCAAAATCCAATGTGTGGTTTTAAGGAgttgtgattttatttcaaatgttaaatttgtaatgaatgaaattattattaaaaataaaattaccatACCATAGCAGTTGTTGCTGTCGTTGCGGTAACCCATCTCACAGGCACATTCAAAACTACCATTGGTAATGATGCAAAAGTGGTCACATGCCATGTCCTGAGAACATTCTCCCAcaccttcaaaaaaaaaaataatgtttttgttttttaggtcATGATAAGTCTGTATAGTTTGCCACACAGTTAAATTCCATCTTTCTCATAAAAAGAGTTCTCTTTCGGAATGTATGTTAatatttgtcattttgtttgtccATCCATAGGCCGAGGAACAAGGTTTGTTGCTTCTCTCTGGACCTAGATGTTGCCAATGTTTAAAGTTcgcttttgtatcatttgaacatcctttgtcctcaccactttactcctattggtccATAGCCACCAATTCTTTCTGAAATAGAATTTTCGATCGGCTATAATTTTCCCGCTTTTTCCTGGATTATTTCTGGATCCTTCACCTCTCTTTATTCTataaattgatattgtttatgtTTAAACTTGTCtatatgcctctgaagaaggtccggtttggaccAAAATATAAGGCCATCTATTCTACGCAGTACTTTTATGAAATGTAGACATAATAATCATCTTGACTATAATTATTACAGCATTAtgtatatttaattttaaattactGTGATTTCTGCAACCTTGTATAAACGTATTCAGATTGGTATTACGCAGTTTGTGCGTTGAATATAAGTTGCCACTTTACCGTCACACGTTGCACCGTCTCCGTTGATGGTGTAACCGCCATGACAGTTGCATTCGAAGCCTCCAGGAACGTTGGTACAATTCTGCTGGCAGTTATGGGTGCGACTCACCAGGCATTCATCCGTATCTAAAAATAGCATGAACACAAGTACAAAGGtgtatattttaatttatttttgatatttGTTTCATTTCTCATGTAGATAAAAAGTTAAACATATTTTAAAGTACAGCAAATAGCAGCTGGAATACATAGGAAGGAAAAATAAACCGCTGGATGAAAGTGCAAGTCAATTTTGTTGCCTAAACTTTGCACTATAAGTTACAAAAGACTGGAGCAATTAATCAGAAAATCacacaacaaaaaatcattGTGAAGATGACATCAGAACAAAGATTACACAGTGATGAATATAAAGACCCGGTAAAGACCCAAGTTCATACTTACTACGAATGCGAATgctatacaaatgttgacgtcacaaattatAATAGTTCGCATCAGTTGAACTGTGGGCAACCCGTGCGAAATATTTCCTTCGAAATAGCCACGTATaatcaacattcgtatcgcacgTTCACAGGAAGTACGGGCCCAATGGTATTTTTGTACGCGTCGGACGCAAGCTTGCAAACGCCTGCACCAGTGTACCTCCTGTGGACCTTGGGATGGGTATTGAAAAGGGGCCTGTTTAGGGGGTTCCGTGGTCCCCATCTCCGGACCGCATAAAATTTGACGCACAAGGGTTTTCAATGATACTGAATCCGAATTTGGTTGTTGCTAAGCTCTAAAACTGCACAGTTCATGAACAGACCAATTCTTGGGTCATTTTAGGtcaaaacagtattttttgacAACCTCTGTATACACTGGGAGTATTGACCAATCGTTCACGGCAGTGAAAGAACCTTTTCCAAGGTTCTGTCGGATTACACGCAAAGGCCTACAACAAAAACCCACGATTTTTATTCATTGAACATCATCGAGTTCAAGTTGCCATTTGTTTTTCGTTGCTACGATATGCGTgtgttaaatttttattatcaAACGCGCGGCCGAGTTATGAGACGCAGACGTACTATTTTGTTCGTatttccactcgcgcttgtgtgattaAACTTATAATTTTGTCGAACGAGCCTGTAAATCGGCATCCTTTTATTCAGGGGTTTGAAGAATTACAATGTATGTTATAACGGTACAGTGTGGGAACGAAACACGATCATGCTTCGAATGACGTCAGCCACATCACAGGCTTCCGAGGATTTTTAGATCACTATTTGTCGCcgtaattgtttcttttcgtGATACGGTGCAGGTTTTTCGCCAAGCAACAGCAAGAAATGGAtgttctgtattttattttatacctaCATACTAAAATGGCGTGGTCCAAAAGTGGGGACTACGGTTTTGAACAATTCTAGCGATCATCCCATGATCTACTGTCCACCATTTTGTGATACGCCCCTAActtttgtttgcaacagctctcTTTGGTTTTGCACGCATTttctgtggacctttcccgaaccgtggactCTGCTGCCCTCTGTGGTGTGTTTATCTTCTTACCTTTGCACGTATGTCGATCAGTGTTCAGGGTGTATCCCAATTCACATTCGCATCTATAGCTACCGATGGAATTGATGCACATGTGGTCACACTTGAGAACAGAGTTGAAGACTCCTATACTGATCTGCAGATCACATTCGTCGATgtctttaaggaatgaaataataaaaaaaaaaaatcaaagagaaAAATAACGGAGCAATACGAGATTATAGCGATATAAATCATTATGTGATCCGGGTTAATACTATGGCGAGGAAATGTTCATACACATTATTTCCACAGATATTTACGCTAATGACGTCAACAGTTACGTCAGATGGAGTACTAGCTTAACTTTAAATTTAACACTTTCACGTGGCGTGTTTAGAGCACCGAACTCGAGGACTTGTATTTCTGATCAGAGTCAGATTTTGTCAAGTCAAGTCAGATTTTGCGTACATTGTGTAATAAAAATAACTCTATATAGAAacgtttgcggtaacaccacgtaatgactatctctaatgagttggggtggttctgaaaagaaccgttggtttcaactcgacgtttcgatcagtatgctctgatcatcttctgaaAAATAACTCTCCCATGTTCACATTGAACTAAACCAACTCATTATCAGAGTGTGAATGTTGGATcgtgttgttgtagttgttgatgttgctgttcgTGTTGTTTTATCAAGCAATAAAAAGGTTATTACATACCTGTGTTGCATGTTATACCAGTGTATCCAGGCTGACATTGGCAGGTGTCTGGTGCGACGCAATCCCCGTTGATACACGGTGGATCGCAAATGACTAGaacaatacaattaaaaaacgtaaataaaaagtaaaacaacaagTTTTTCGTAGTAGGACATCATCAGctgtcaaaaataaaaaaatatgaataaataataaaaaggtgCGTTGAAAATTGTTAATTGGGCAGGATGCCAGTCccatacatgtgacatggtattgtGGTTGTAACCTTATcctggtaagcatcattttgttgcatttttttctgttgggtactttttgtaggccacaaaacacaatgtccacagctttacattaaactaacacggtTTTAAGATAATGGTGGAAGAAAGCTTGAGTAAAACCATGGCCTCCatggtaaaacaatgtcacaaaatagttttgcatTGTGTGCAATATCGTGCAAATGtatttaccagtactggtatCTCCTAATATAGTCACTTACCCATTGCACATTGACCAAAGCGATCTCTGCGCCATCCATCGCAACATTCAGTTCGTTCCTCAGGGGTCCATTCTGTGTAATATTGTGGATACGATGCTAGTCTGTGGTGAAACAGACATAGATTTAGATACAATCCTATCATTAGTAACTCCTGATGCCAGTCTCTACAAAGACAACTGTCACTTCCCCTAATAGAGAACTGCCGTAGTCTTGACCCAAAACGTCACTATATCATACTgttaacgtaacgtaacgtaacgtagcGTTACATAGCTTAAcataacgtaacgtaacgtaatgTAACTTAAAGAAACGTGAAGTAAAgcaacgtaacgtaacgtaacgtaaagTATCGAAACGTAACGGCCACTGACAGAGGACACGCTTTTCTTCTTGAATTCATTTCGGTTGACTACTGTAAAACCTACAATAGCTGACTTACGCAAAGCCAGCGGGCGGTACCGTTTATTTTTACACATAGTACGTCTGTAGCTAGCCTCTGTCTTTTCCACAGATATTGTTATGGTAaatgtgccaccagtgtgtcGATACCTAGTTCCCCAGAAAATAGATCTAATAATCTCTACCGTTCAAGATTGATTTATTGAACTAAAGTGAACCAACCTTGTTCTTGTGCACCGTTGCCACCATCCGCACTTCAAACTATACGACTCGGTGTGGTACTTTGTAATAGACAGAGTCCGTAAGTAATGGTAAACTTTACTGCATTCATTCACCCTGGTATAAAGaaccagaagaaaaaaatatcattcaatttaattagATGCTTCTTATATAGatgcacatgtccgtcacccagtaaCGCTCAAGGCGCTACAACATTTTCCTGCGGGGTATGTGGAACTATGTTTTTGAGTTATGAAATCAATGATTATAAGCTGATGTGGTGCAATTTGGCGCCAATCAAAACACGTAcaagggttggggggggggggggggggcgaaccacttctcttttcgaagaaccgggttcttttacatgcgttgcacaacacacaggaccaacggttTTAATAAGGACACATaacgacacaagtgtcatgcttaaggatacaagtgtcatgacaaggactcgaacccacactctgctgaggaGATACACAATGGCCCACTTTTATGGCTCTgttttaccgtaagcaaagaatcggcgcttgcggaagcgGGTAAATCTGCGCTTACGGTAAGCGTGTTTCTCATCAGGACTCGGCAGGGAAATTTGAAGGTATGATGAAGATAGGGATGTAGTAAGGATGattatgtatatttggtttgcggtaacaccatgtgtgtatttacttgccaggtagagttttcttagggaactgtcttgctttattctactgccgtagagtagataatcggaggttcgggagacttctcagttctgaaaagaactgtcctgcttattaactattaccagggcggatggtatagaaattagactggactactactttagcttataggatcgtaattaactgtactgccgtggagtcagttctgaattggtctcaacgtttcgactagcttgctctagtcatcgtcaggagacgaagtctcccgaacctccgattatctactccacggcagtagaataaagcaagacagttccctaagaacaactctacctggcaagtagatacacacatggtgttaccgcaaaccaaatatacattgatacctcaccatgcaatgcctcaaatcctatataaggaTGATTATGTTAAAATAAAAGCTCTTTTATCTTCTTTGCGTTCACGCAGGGAATAAAAATAATACCTACACTACTGCATTGTTTGATAGGTCTGTTATCGACTTCAAATTGCTCTTACCCCAATGTTTCTCCCTGCACTGACAGGCCGAGTACCAGTGAAACACAGACGAATCCTTGCATTAGAGACCTCATCTCAACAGTCAGTGTGGTTTGCACTCTGTCAATGGAACATTGGGTAAAGTCACATTCACTCTACCTTGAAGGGGATcgaaaacataacaaaaaggGATCACAAAAAATTCTTGGGTTGCCACACAAGGAATTTGGGGGCACAAGGGTCTACGGGAGGTTCTTAACTACAGAGACAACGGAAAGTGTAGAATTTTtctccacagggatgcaaaCAATAGAATGGGTGTGGGTGAATGATTTagttcgaatctcacccgagtaaaaatgcctgtgaatttttttcacaggactcgggaaagtactgagtatacagtgctacacacatcggtgtatatgggtaaaaaccaaaaattaatattctttatccccgatgcaaatttaacatctattagattTAGTGCTAGGGAAGGAGAGCCTATTTTTTTTCTAGGCACGGAAGTGCGCGGGTCGCGGTCCGTGCATTTGGCAACGTGTCTGGTGAATTGTAGTAtactattattttattgaaacCAAAATAGTTATCTCTATCACTAATACTGagactttttgtaggacacaaaacacaaacgtccacagatttacatttaactaaATCGGTTTAAAGATAACGTTTGTAGAAAATTAGTAAAATAactacacacaaaaaaatcGTCACAGTGAGACGAACAACATACTATAAACGTAaatctcctgaaaacattgctctgtgattttacTTGCATCGTCATAGATGAGTAGGgcttcatgtcatggccaaaaaactTGATCGACAAAAGGTATCCAAATGAGAATAAAAGACATTATGAAACAACGCCGAGTTTTTAATTTAGCCGCTTATTTGCAACAAATTGCCGACAAAACCTATAC includes:
- the LOC139951677 gene encoding uncharacterized protein, with product MRSLMQGFVCVSLVLGLSVQGETLGVNECSKVYHYLRTLSITKYHTESYSLKCGWWQRCTRTRLASYPQYYTEWTPEERTECCDGWRRDRFGQCAMVICDPPCINGDCVAPDTCQCQPGYTGITCNTDIDECDLQISIGVFNSVLKCDHMCINSIGSYRCECELGYTLNTDRHTCKDTDECLVSRTHNCQQNCTNVPGGFECNCHGGYTINGDGATCDGVGECSQDMACDHFCIITNGSFECACEMGYRNDSNNCYDIDECSLGEHDCSQICINGNGTFTCDCYEGYELGMNNKTCFDIDECAPSSMNCDKIRICNVTDEHSVCSYFKGHIINTTTVELNIGTKDDVGVRLGGGRYPSEGRVEVFYGGQWTTVCGSSWDLNDAHVVCKQLNYTKAASFVTSSASFGQGIGPMHLHNVQCVGTERDIRDCPNRCGQAAWVNCTSEIRLVGSPPSYGRLELFFNGEWGTVCDDGWDGNDATVVCRQLNFPSLYTYWGSATPFGPGSGPIHMTYLSCGGSETRLKYCQHRHAGSTCSHGEDVAVKCNAGTTDIRLVGGTSSSGTVEVLYGGAWRTVCGNGWDINDAHAACRQLHFERAESILSNGTFRYGSEPGSYELSDFRCGGSNKRLLDCSRTTNTVCQHSQDAGVICEIDKPPSFNCTALQVCSQTGRKLICACVEDEEHELTNMTGSTEGPCRNDDPTNPTKIHLCRNRTGEFSCGCVEGFQLNIENIFCQSETTHDCNTMQSCRNTKGGYDCPCIEGYTRNDETGECDDIDECSTDYMNCPEAQICNTFNKTIFCECLEGNATDCDLDNCINTCAGVEVCTNGACSCYQGYFLNTENMPCEGGGCGEMIHECTDMETCNNTIGGYECPCMNGFLRGQGVNATCDDIDECMEETDGCDHLCMNTVGGYSCACVAGFTLLEDRHTCVMPMSLQEAYMAVKEGGTTKRSSIGGWFFPLGMIVACALVAAVVIGRKKSERFRDGTDRMMSAAESLRERIAGSAARSGAQSDRSSGRHGSQLSPVKPRSDTADGMGDTSI